From the genome of Geminocystis herdmanii PCC 6308, one region includes:
- the lepB gene encoding signal peptidase I — protein MTLTIVFLCYIFLWFLDSHSSLIKLIYFFVAIIISIIVSSIDAYKLTVKNNTLKFERLRKEEKDPWLAVFLSKINLGFGFIYAGKISIGLTLLVITFIPNAELSLFFLSPLILYYLYTVTNNTKKKIYSAIILICISSIVSPFLTLMSSFSLRTFIAEFRYIPASSMESTLQINDRLVVNKLIYHLDNPQRGDIIVFEATDNLKKEGYEDDFIKRIIGLPNEKVEVKNNQVYINDQPLEENYIKEKPDYNFGAVIVPSDSYFVLGDNRNNSYDSHYWGFVPTENIIGKATKILYPFERSGKIE, from the coding sequence ATGACTTTAACTATAGTTTTTTTATGTTATATTTTTTTATGGTTTCTTGATTCTCATAGCAGTTTAATCAAACTTATTTATTTTTTTGTAGCTATTATAATATCGATTATTGTTAGTTCTATTGATGCTTATAAATTAACTGTTAAAAATAATACTTTAAAATTTGAAAGACTAAGAAAAGAAGAAAAAGATCCTTGGTTAGCAGTATTTTTATCTAAAATAAATTTAGGTTTTGGATTTATTTATGCAGGAAAAATATCTATTGGATTAACTTTACTTGTAATCACATTTATTCCCAATGCAGAATTATCATTATTTTTTTTATCCCCTTTGATACTTTATTATTTATATACTGTAACCAATAATACTAAAAAGAAAATATACTCTGCAATTATTTTAATTTGTATTTCAAGTATTGTCAGTCCATTTCTTACTCTTATGTCTAGTTTTTCTTTAAGAACTTTTATTGCAGAATTTCGTTATATTCCTGCATCTTCAATGGAATCAACTTTACAAATAAATGATAGATTAGTTGTTAATAAATTAATTTATCATTTAGATAATCCTCAAAGGGGAGATATTATTGTTTTTGAGGCAACAGATAACTTGAAAAAAGAAGGATATGAAGATGATTTTATAAAGAGAATTATTGGATTGCCCAATGAAAAAGTAGAGGTAAAAAATAATCAAGTTTATATAAATGATCAACCCTTAGAAGAAAATTATATCAAAGAAAAACCTGATTATAATTTTGGTGCTGTAATCGTACCATCTGATAGTTATTTTGTTTTAGGAGATAATCGAAATAATAGTTATGATAGTCATTATTGGGGTTTTGTTCCAACAGAAAATATTATTGGGAAAGCTACTAAAATATTGTATCCTTTTGAACGTAGTGGAAAAATAGAATGA
- a CDS encoding Uma2 family endonuclease, producing the protein MVAIVSQIKQKISLEEFLLLPETKPYGEYLNYGEIREKAMPQGEHSTIQIELASFINQLGKSAKLVYALPELRCTFGGKSIVPDISVFEWQNLPKTDTGKIANKFMIYPDWVIEILSLEQSANQVINKIIFCLKQGTKLGWLIDSVDESVMIFYPNQLPDIKSGEEILPALDSIPHWQLSVKQMFDWLKI; encoded by the coding sequence ATGGTTGCTATTGTTAGTCAAATCAAACAAAAAATAAGTTTAGAAGAATTTTTATTACTTCCCGAAACTAAACCCTATGGTGAATATTTAAACTATGGAGAAATTAGAGAAAAAGCAATGCCCCAAGGCGAACATTCTACCATTCAAATTGAATTAGCCTCCTTTATTAATCAATTAGGAAAATCAGCTAAATTAGTTTACGCATTACCTGAATTGAGATGTACTTTTGGCGGTAAATCCATTGTGCCAGATATTAGCGTTTTTGAATGGCAAAATTTGCCTAAAACAGACACAGGAAAAATTGCTAATAAATTTATGATTTATCCAGATTGGGTTATAGAAATTTTATCTCTTGAACAATCAGCAAATCAAGTCATAAATAAAATTATTTTTTGCTTAAAACAAGGTACAAAATTAGGTTGGTTAATTGATAGTGTCGATGAATCTGTGATGATTTTTTATCCCAATCAATTACCTGACATTAAATCAGGAGAAGAAATTTTACCTGCCTTAGATTCTATTCCCCATTGGCAATTATCCGTTAAACAAATGTTTGATTGGTTAAAAATATAG
- the mutS gene encoding DNA mismatch repair protein MutS, which produces MSEIVTQKATRNAPHEDYRLIKREDLTPMYHHYVDVKEQYPNSLLLYRVGDFFECFFQDAVTISQELELVITSKEAGQNVGRIAMTGVPHHALDRYARQLVEKGYAVVICDQVEDAATAAAEKRIVKRGITKLLTPGTITEDEMLPSKQNNFLAAVVVAKDYWGLAYADISTGEFFTTQNQDLNALSTELLRLQPAEVLFPVNAPDINSLLRPGQKSDSLPEFLPDCFCYSLRSQKAFDIHEAKPRLLVEFKLKSLEGVGCEHLPFAIRAAGGLLEYVQDTQKANQVPLQLIRTYNISDYLVLDSTTRRNLEITTTVRDNTFHGSLLWALDRTCTAMGARALRRWLLQPLLNKQGIIARQDTIAELMENLPLREEIRQLFKSIYDLERITGRVGAGTANPKELLNLGDSLGKLNYLAELAKEGKSPYFQALQNVPPELEELGKKVLDTIVEFPPQHVKEGGIIRDGVNQQLDDMRKLIDGDREWLANLEVTERQRTGITNLKVGYNKTFGYYISMPRSKAEFAPENYQRKQTLLNEERYITAELKEKENRILNAKDDLAKFEYEIFVNLRCLVAEKTEEIRKVARAIAAMDVLSGLAELSVYQDYNRPEITNDRVINIKNGRHPVVEKLLGFGMFVPNSTNLGAEKMPDLIILTGPNASGKSCYLRQVGLIQLMAQIGSFIPAQSAKLSICDRIFTRVGAVDDIGTGQSTFMVEMNETANILNHATDRSLVLLDEIGRGTATFDGLSIAWAVAEYLSIEIQCRTIFATHYHELNELASILDNVANYQVTVKELENDIIFLHEVKAGGADKSYGIEAGRLAGLPKVVISRAKQVMNQIEKHSKIAIGLRKNIKKLTPSKQENTEEIMSQLDIFE; this is translated from the coding sequence ATGAGCGAGATTGTCACCCAAAAAGCCACGAGAAACGCCCCCCATGAGGATTATCGTCTAATCAAACGAGAAGATTTAACACCCATGTATCATCACTATGTGGATGTGAAAGAGCAATATCCCAACTCCCTTTTACTCTACAGGGTGGGTGACTTTTTCGAGTGCTTTTTTCAGGATGCTGTCACCATTTCTCAAGAGTTAGAGTTAGTTATCACCAGCAAGGAAGCAGGGCAAAATGTCGGTAGGATTGCCATGACTGGTGTACCCCATCACGCACTCGATCGATATGCGCGACAATTAGTAGAAAAGGGTTATGCTGTGGTAATCTGTGATCAAGTGGAGGATGCAGCAACGGCGGCAGCAGAGAAAAGAATTGTCAAACGAGGGATTACAAAGTTATTAACTCCCGGCACGATTACGGAAGATGAGATGTTACCTTCCAAGCAAAATAACTTCTTGGCGGCGGTGGTAGTAGCGAAGGATTACTGGGGTTTAGCCTATGCAGACATCTCCACAGGGGAATTTTTTACTACCCAAAATCAGGATTTAAACGCTTTATCCACTGAATTATTGCGTTTACAACCAGCAGAAGTATTATTTCCTGTTAATGCTCCCGATATTAATAGTTTACTGCGTCCGGGTCAAAAATCTGACAGTTTACCTGAGTTTCTTCCTGATTGCTTTTGTTATTCATTACGATCGCAAAAAGCCTTCGACATCCACGAAGCCAAGCCCAGATTATTGGTAGAATTTAAGCTAAAATCCTTAGAGGGTGTAGGTTGTGAGCATTTACCTTTTGCCATTAGGGCGGCGGGAGGTTTATTAGAGTATGTGCAGGATACCCAGAAAGCGAATCAAGTACCATTGCAACTAATTCGCACTTATAATATTAGCGATTATTTAGTTTTGGATAGCACCACACGGCGAAATCTCGAAATCACCACCACAGTGCGAGATAACACCTTTCACGGCTCTTTATTGTGGGCTTTGGATAGAACTTGTACTGCGATGGGAGCAAGGGCTTTGAGACGATGGTTATTGCAACCTTTACTCAATAAACAAGGTATTATTGCTCGTCAAGATACGATCGCAGAATTGATGGAAAATCTACCTTTACGGGAAGAAATTCGACAATTATTTAAGAGTATCTACGATTTAGAGCGCATAACGGGGAGAGTGGGCGCAGGTACAGCAAATCCGAAGGAGTTACTCAATTTAGGGGATTCTTTGGGCAAATTAAACTATTTAGCGGAGTTGGCAAAGGAAGGCAAATCACCCTATTTTCAAGCATTGCAAAATGTGCCTCCTGAGTTGGAGGAATTGGGTAAGAAAGTGTTAGATACTATTGTGGAGTTTCCTCCCCAACACGTCAAGGAAGGAGGAATTATTCGAGATGGTGTCAATCAGCAGTTAGATGATATGCGCAAACTGATTGATGGTGATAGGGAGTGGTTGGCAAATCTGGAGGTAACGGAAAGGCAACGCACGGGGATTACTAATTTGAAGGTGGGTTACAATAAAACCTTCGGTTATTATATCAGTATGCCTCGATCGAAAGCAGAATTTGCACCCGAAAATTATCAAAGAAAACAAACATTATTAAACGAAGAAAGATACATTACTGCTGAGTTAAAAGAAAAGGAAAATCGCATTTTAAATGCTAAAGATGACTTAGCAAAATTCGAGTATGAAATATTTGTCAATTTACGCTGTTTAGTAGCAGAAAAAACGGAAGAAATTAGGAAAGTAGCTCGTGCAATAGCCGCTATGGATGTTTTGTCTGGATTAGCAGAACTATCTGTCTATCAAGATTATAACCGTCCTGAGATTACTAACGATCGAGTTATTAACATCAAAAATGGAAGGCATCCCGTAGTAGAAAAACTCTTAGGTTTTGGAATGTTTGTTCCCAACTCCACTAATTTAGGTGCAGAAAAAATGCCCGATTTAATCATATTAACAGGACCTAACGCCAGTGGCAAAAGTTGTTATTTGCGTCAAGTAGGATTGATTCAATTAATGGCACAAATAGGGAGTTTTATTCCTGCACAAAGCGCTAAATTATCTATCTGCGATCGAATATTTACCCGTGTGGGAGCAGTGGATGACATCGGTACAGGGCAATCGACATTTATGGTAGAAATGAACGAAACAGCTAACATCTTAAACCATGCGACGGATCGATCGTTAGTATTACTTGATGAGATAGGAAGGGGTACAGCAACTTTTGACGGTTTATCTATAGCTTGGGCAGTTGCCGAATACTTGTCGATCGAGATACAATGTCGTACAATTTTCGCTACCCATTACCACGAATTAAACGAATTAGCCTCCATTCTCGACAACGTTGCTAACTATCAAGTTACGGTAAAAGAATTAGAGAATGACATCATCTTTTTGCACGAAGTAAAAGCAGGAGGTGCGGATAAATCCTACGGCATCGAAGCTGGAAGATTAGCAGGTTTACCAAAAGTAGTAATTAGTCGAGCTAAACAAGTGATGAATCAAATTGAAAAACATAGTAAAATTGCTATTGGATTGAGGAAAAATATCAAAAAATTAACCCCTTCTAAACAAGAAAATACTGAGGAAATCATGAGCCAATTAGACATATTTGAATAG
- a CDS encoding histidinol-phosphate transaminase, which translates to MTRSNLPFIREDLLNLSAYIPTPISENQQQLTRLDANESPYNLPSELKAKLGLIYEQEIETNRYPDGSHVKLKTLITEYINEANLEQFNINNISVGNGSDELIRSILMATCLNNQGSILVANPTFSMYEILAKSLGIITHTIKRNEGDFSWDLDTANKLISEINKPPIKVVFVVHPNSPTANCLTDDEIQWLRDLPPDILVVIDEAYYEFSQQTLVSELPQHPNWLILRTFSKAFRLAAHRVGYAIAQVDIIKVLEKIRLPYNLPTFSQLAAEFALQHRDLILPAVKDVMKEKERVYQALVNHPLFKVWRSDVNFIYLRLAQNPTNENHQRIMAQLKQEKVIIRHTGGGLRISIGTTPENDNLLDKLEKINY; encoded by the coding sequence ATGACTCGATCGAACTTACCATTTATCAGAGAAGACTTATTAAATTTATCCGCTTATATACCCACTCCCATTAGTGAAAATCAGCAACAATTAACAAGATTAGATGCTAACGAAAGTCCTTATAATTTACCATCAGAATTAAAAGCAAAATTAGGGTTAATTTATGAGCAGGAAATCGAAACAAATCGTTATCCTGATGGTAGTCATGTTAAGTTAAAAACCTTAATTACTGAGTATATTAATGAGGCTAATTTAGAGCAATTTAATATTAATAATATTTCTGTAGGTAATGGCTCAGATGAGTTAATTCGATCGATTTTAATGGCGACTTGTTTAAATAATCAAGGCTCAATTTTAGTAGCAAATCCTACCTTTTCCATGTATGAAATTTTAGCTAAAAGTTTAGGAATAATTACCCATACAATTAAGAGAAATGAAGGAGATTTTTCTTGGGATTTAGACACAGCAAATAAGCTAATTTCTGAAATAAATAAACCCCCGATAAAAGTCGTTTTTGTGGTGCATCCCAACTCCCCCACAGCAAACTGTTTAACTGATGATGAAATTCAGTGGTTAAGAGATTTACCCCCAGATATTTTAGTGGTAATTGACGAGGCATATTATGAATTTAGTCAACAAACTTTAGTATCAGAGTTACCCCAACATCCCAACTGGTTAATATTACGCACCTTTTCTAAGGCTTTTCGTTTAGCGGCGCATCGAGTAGGATATGCCATCGCTCAGGTCGATATAATTAAAGTATTAGAAAAAATCCGTCTTCCTTACAATTTACCCACATTTTCGCAACTTGCCGCCGAATTTGCCTTACAACACAGAGATTTAATTTTACCTGCGGTTAAAGATGTGATGAAGGAAAAAGAGAGAGTTTATCAAGCATTAGTTAATCATCCTCTTTTTAAAGTATGGCGCAGTGATGTCAATTTTATTTATTTGCGATTAGCCCAAAATCCTACTAATGAAAATCATCAGAGAATTATGGCACAATTAAAACAGGAAAAAGTGATTATTCGTCATACGGGAGGAGGTTTAAGAATCTCGATCGGAACTACTCCAGAAAATGATAACCTATTGGATAAATTGGAAAAGATTAATTACTAA
- a CDS encoding gluconeogenesis factor YvcK family protein — protein MVNNRNGRKKVNHLYKWLSPGILVKRWLLTSVIGILLTVLGIAIWTKLTPIYRFLDFIIALLNKITNNIPSYLSGPLVLIIGLFLLYWGQTRTLGSITEVLKPNSEEELIEVLWNYRRLNRGTKVVAIGGGTGLSTLLRGIKDYSANITAIVTVADDGGSSGRLRREMGMLPPGDIRNCISALADEEKLLTELFQYRFTAGEGLNGHSFGNLFLTAMTDITGDLEGAIEASSKVLAVRGRVLPATLSDVTLWAKFEDGRIVEGESNIPEVGGKIVEMGCNPPNPPATLAVIKAIKEAQYIIMGPGSLYTSIIPNLLVPEIREAIAKSSAPKIYVCNIMTQKGETDGYTVSDHIRAIDQACGGKIFDAVLVQGRSPSQEVLKYYASKRCHPVYLDREEVVKQGRRIVQANIMSENQDSNYVRHDPKLLGKVLFRWYSNTPKAKLWK, from the coding sequence ATGGTTAATAATCGTAACGGTCGTAAAAAAGTCAATCATCTGTATAAGTGGCTATCTCCCGGTATCCTCGTCAAACGTTGGCTACTAACTAGCGTGATTGGCATTTTGCTGACAGTTTTAGGTATAGCAATTTGGACAAAATTAACTCCTATCTATCGGTTTTTAGACTTCATCATAGCTCTTTTGAATAAGATTACCAATAATATTCCTAGTTATCTTTCTGGTCCTTTGGTGTTAATTATTGGTTTATTTTTATTATACTGGGGACAAACTCGCACTTTAGGCTCGATTACGGAAGTTTTAAAGCCTAATAGTGAAGAAGAATTAATTGAGGTTTTGTGGAATTATCGCCGTTTGAATCGAGGTACAAAAGTAGTTGCCATTGGTGGTGGTACAGGATTATCAACGTTATTGAGGGGAATTAAGGATTATAGTGCTAATATTACCGCTATTGTCACCGTAGCAGATGATGGTGGTTCTTCGGGAAGATTGCGTAGGGAAATGGGAATGTTACCGCCGGGGGATATTCGCAACTGCATTTCGGCGTTGGCGGATGAAGAAAAGTTGTTGACGGAGTTGTTTCAATATCGTTTTACGGCAGGAGAGGGGTTAAATGGTCATAGTTTTGGTAATCTGTTTTTAACGGCTATGACGGATATTACTGGAGATTTGGAGGGGGCGATCGAGGCTAGTTCAAAAGTATTAGCGGTTCGGGGGCGAGTGTTACCTGCAACTTTAAGTGATGTAACTTTATGGGCAAAATTTGAGGATGGTAGAATTGTGGAGGGAGAGTCGAATATTCCTGAAGTTGGGGGAAAAATCGTAGAAATGGGCTGTAACCCCCCTAATCCTCCAGCAACTTTAGCGGTAATTAAAGCCATTAAGGAAGCTCAATATATTATTATGGGACCTGGTAGCCTATATACTAGCATTATCCCTAATTTACTCGTGCCAGAAATTAGAGAAGCGATTGCTAAGAGTTCCGCACCAAAAATTTATGTTTGTAATATTATGACCCAAAAAGGCGAAACCGATGGTTACACCGTGAGTGATCATATTCGAGCGATCGATCAAGCCTGTGGTGGTAAAATATTTGATGCGGTATTAGTTCAAGGTCGATCGCCTTCCCAAGAAGTGTTAAAATATTACGCATCTAAACGTTGTCATCCAGTGTATCTCGATCGAGAGGAAGTTGTCAAACAGGGTAGAAGAATTGTACAGGCAAACATCATGAGTGAAAACCAAGATAGTAATTATGTACGCCACGATCCCAAATTATTAGGTAAAGTATTATTTAGATGGTATAGTAACACCCCGAAAGCAAAATTATGGAAATGA